A stretch of the Desulforamulus ferrireducens genome encodes the following:
- the mutM gene encoding bifunctional DNA-formamidopyrimidine glycosylase/DNA-(apurinic or apyrimidinic site) lyase, whose product MPELPEVETVVRSLEQHLAGLTVTSVNLIKPEVIRSPKPEEFIELLLGKTFLKKMGRRGKYILLNLSENLTLVVHLRMTGRLIYCDAEAPLEKHTHVIFLLDNGKHLRFADVRRFGRLQLVPTTEVMELPGIKELGPEPLEPEFTREFIKKEIRRHRTRIKPLLLDQSFIAGLGNIYADEALFRAKVHPERLASELTSREAAALHKAIVEVITEGIEHRGTSFRDYVDGEGRAGSFQNHLKVYNRENHPCTQCGRPISRIKVAGRSSYYCSACQKAK is encoded by the coding sequence TTGCCGGAATTGCCAGAGGTGGAAACCGTGGTACGTTCCTTAGAACAACACTTGGCCGGTCTGACCGTTACCAGTGTTAATCTTATCAAGCCAGAGGTTATCCGCAGCCCCAAGCCCGAGGAATTTATTGAACTCCTCCTGGGCAAAACATTTCTGAAAAAAATGGGGCGCCGGGGCAAATATATCTTGCTCAACCTCAGTGAAAATCTTACCCTGGTGGTTCACCTCCGTATGACAGGGCGACTAATCTATTGTGATGCTGAAGCTCCCTTAGAAAAACATACCCACGTGATTTTTTTACTGGATAACGGCAAGCATCTGCGTTTTGCCGATGTTCGACGCTTTGGTCGCTTACAGTTGGTGCCCACTACAGAGGTTATGGAACTACCAGGTATCAAAGAACTGGGACCAGAACCCCTGGAACCGGAATTTACCAGGGAATTTATTAAGAAGGAAATACGTCGGCACCGCACCCGCATTAAACCACTGCTCTTAGACCAAAGCTTTATTGCCGGTTTAGGAAATATCTACGCAGACGAAGCCTTGTTCCGGGCTAAGGTGCATCCCGAGCGTTTAGCCTCAGAGCTTACTTCCCGTGAGGCCGCCGCGCTTCATAAGGCCATTGTGGAGGTTATTACTGAGGGTATCGAGCACAGAGGCACTTCCTTCCGAGACTATGTAGACGGAGAAGGACGGGCCGGTAGCTTCCAAAATCACCTGAAAGTATATAACCGGGAAAACCACCCATGCACCCAGTGTGGCCGACCCATTTCCCGCATTAAAGTGGCCGGACGCAGTTCCTATTACTGCAGTGCCTGCCAAAAAGCCAAATAG